From the genome of Thermaerobacter marianensis DSM 12885:
ACCGCCACGTTGCCTTCCTGGCCCGGTGGCCGCCCGCCGGCCGGCCGGGCGGCCTTGCCGCCCCGATCCGCACCCCGCCCGGGGTTCCACCGTTCCGGCAGCCGGCCAGCGGAACCCCGGGGCGAACCGGACCCCGGCCCCGTTACCTGCCGGTCGCCCCCAGCCCGCCGTCCCCACGGCACCACCCGCTTCCTCCCCTCCTCTGGCATCTCGCCCGGACCTGTGGTGACGGGCCGTCATGGGACCCTTGCCGCGTCGCGGCCTGCCCCTCCCCCTCGCCCCCCGGACCCCGCGTAACGGGTACCGGGGAGCCGGCGGTGGCCGTCACGGCCGGCCCGTGCCCCGCGACCCGCCGGCCTTCACTCGATCCGCGTCACCACCACGGCCGTCAGCTGGTGCTCCTCCCCCACCAGGCCGGCCAGCGGCGTGACGAACCGGAAGGGATAGGCTACCTGCACCACCAGCGCCTCCCCCACGCGCCGCTGGGCCGGTGCGGGGGACACGGTGACGGTCAACTGCGACGTATCAAGGCCCGTGGCGGCCTGTTCGACCCGGGCGCGGATGGCGGCGTCGTCGCTGGCGTGGACGGCGCCGTAGCGGGCTCCTTCGCGGGCGGCGTGCCGGACCGTCAACCCGGTGTAGAAGTACCGGCCGAAGTCCAGAACCCCCATGAGAATCAGCAGGAGAACGGGCAAGAGCACGGCCATCTCCACCAGGGCCTGCCCCCTCTGGCCGCGGACCCTGCCAGGATGCCGCCCCCGCAGCCGCCCCGGGGCCGGCCGCAGGTCGTCCCGCCCGCCAGGCTTCGTTGCCGCCACGGGGCCGCACCTCCTCAAGGCGCGTCGCGGACAGTAGCGCCAGCGGCGGGGCGCGGGCCTTAGGCCGCGGCCCCGCCGCCGCGCGGGGGGAGTTCTGTGATGGGGGTGGGGAAATGTGGTGGTGTTACCACCAAAACTGGTGCTATTGCGTGTTGTTGAGTTGCTGCGTCACGCGGCTAAAAATGGATCCCAAGCCACCGCTCAGGGCCACCAGGGCGCCGATCAGCACCACCGCGATGAGCGCAATGATCAGCCCGTATTCCACCATGCCCTGTCCCGCCTCGTCGCGCAGGCGGAACTTGACGCCCTCCCACCAGGCCATCAGCCGCAGCATGCTGCCGCCCTCCTTTCGTCCCCGCCGGTTCGTCCGGCGCGTCGGCTGATTCCAGCCTAAAGGGCGGCGCCTGGGCTTCCAATGGCCGGCAGGTCGCGTTTTGGCGGTCCCGCGGTCCTATGGCGGGGAATGGGATCGGGGTCCCAAAAAAGGGACCCGAAGCGGGGACGGCCGGGTGGGCGCGCCGGAGACAGCCTCCAACGAAAGCGGCCCCGCCCGGTGAACGGCGGGGCCGCCAGCGAGGGCAACGCGGCCGGTGTCGGACCGTCTGGCCCTAAACCTTCACCCACCCCTCCCGGATGGCGTGGATCACCGCCTGGGTGCGGTCCGCCACGCCCAGCTTGCGGAAGATCGACGTGATGTGGTTCTTCACCGTCTTCTCGCTGATGAACAGCCGCTGGCCGATCTCCCGGTTAGACACACCCTCGGCCACCAGCTGGAGCACCTCGAACTCGCGCCGGGTCAGCGGCTCGGGGATGCCGCCGCCTAAAGGCGTCCACCGCTCCCGGCGCCGGGTGCCCAGGTTCAGCACCCGGGCGGACAGGGTGGGATGCACATAGCCCTCGCCCCGGCAGCAGAGCCGCACCGCCTCCACCAGCGTGCGGGGTTCGACGTCTTTCAGGACGAACCCGCTGGCCCCGGCGGCGATGGCCTCCAGCAGGTACTCCTCCTGGTCGTGGATGGTCAGGACCAGGACCTGGGTTGAGGCCGAGGCCGACCGGATCTCCCGGGTGGCCTCGATGCCCGACATGTCCGGCAGGTTGATGTCCATCACCACGATGTCGGGCCGCAACCGGGCCGCCTGGCGCACCGCCTCGGCCCCGGTGCGCGCCTCTCCCACCACCTCGATGTCCGGTTCCAGGTGGAGCACCTGCCGCAGCCCCTCCCGCAGCAGGGCGTGGTCGTCAGCGATCAGGACCCGGATCGGCATGACCGGCTTCTTCCCTCCCCAGCGGGATCTCCAGGCGTACCCGCGTCCCGTGTCCGGGGCGGCTGCGGATCTCCAGCCGCCCGCCGACCATCGCCACCCGCTCCTGCATGTTCGCGAGGCCGAAACGATCGGTGCCGCGGGGCGCGGCGGGGTCGAACCCGCAACCGTCGTCGGCCACTTCCGCCCACAGCCGCTGTGCGGCAAACTCCACCCGCAGGACCACCCGGCTGGCGCCGGCATGCTTCCAGACGTTGTTCAGAGCCTCTTGCAGCACCCGGTAGACCGTGATCTCCACGGCGGGGTCCAGGCGCCGCGCGGATCCCCGGGAGACCAGCTCCACCGGCAGACCCGTCTTCTCGATGAACCCCGCCACGTACTGGCGCAGGGCGGGCAGGAGGCCGAGGTCGTCCAGGGCCATGGGCCGCAGGTCGAAGATGATCTTGCGCACGTCCTGCAGGCTCTCCCGGGTCAAGGCCTTGAGCCGCTCCAGCTCCTCCCGGGCCCGCGCCACGTCCTCGTCCAGGAGGCGCTGGCACACCTCCACCCGCAACACCACGTTGGCCAGCATCTGGGCCGGGCCGTCGTGGATGTCCCGGGCCAACCGGCGCCGTTCCTCCTCCTGGGCTTTCAGGAGCATGAGGCCCACCTGCAACCGGCGTTGCAGGTCCGCCGCCTGACCCAAAAGCTGCCCCAGCTTGCCCGAGAGCAGCTCCAGCGCCAGGCGGATGTTCCCGGCGAGCTCCTCCGCCCGCTGCACCGTGGCGCCCAGCCGGCGCAGCCGCCGCTCCAGTTCGTCCCGGCGCTGGCGGAGCTGGGCCTCCCGCTCCTGGGCCCGCACCCACTGCTCGTGAAGACGCATGGCCTCCTCGTAGGCCTCGCGGTAGGCCTCTTCGCCGTACCGGTGAAAGTGCCGGGAGATCTCCACCAGCCGCAGGCGCGCCCCCTGCTGCCTCCGCGCCAGGTCGTCCACCTGCTGGATCAGGGCCTGGACTTGAGCCCGGACCTCGTCCAGCTCCCGGGCGGCCTCCCGGTACTCCTCCCGGGCCTGCTCGGCGATGAAGAAGACCTGCTCTCGGCCGCGTTCCACCGCCGCCAGGGTCTCCCGCAAGACCCGGTCGAGGGTCACGGGATCGAGGGGACCCGGGATGGAGGCCTCCGCCGCTTCCACCGACGCCAAGGGCACCACCGCCGGGCGGCGCCGCCGCCGCGACCCGTTCCGGCCGCGCCCGCGGGCGCCATGTTCTGCCCCAGTTATCGGCGGAGAGGGAGAGACGGTTAAGACCGCAGGGCGCCGCGGCGGGCCAGGTGGCGCAGCACCCAGCGCTCCACCAGGCGCACCAGCCGGGTTCCGACGAACTCCTTGCCGGGGAGGGGGGTCACCAGCACGGTCACCATGCCCAGCCGGTTGCCGCCCAGCACATCGGTGAAGATCTGGTCGCCGATGACAGCGGCCTGGGCCGGTTCGACCCCGATGGTCTGGAGGGCGCGCAGGAAGGCACGGCGTCGCGGCTTGGTGGCGGCGTGGACGGCGGGCACGCCGCAAGCCTGGGCGAAGAGCTGCACCCGATGCTCGAGGTTGTTGGACAGGATGCAGGCCGAAAAGCCCTGCTGGCGGGCCTCATCCAGCCAGCGCCGCAGCGTCTCGTCGGGCAGGGGCTGGTCGCGGCGTGCCAGGGTGTTGTCCAGGTCCAGGACCAACCCGCGCACGCCCAGGTCGCGCAGGTCGTCCCAAC
Proteins encoded in this window:
- a CDS encoding response regulator; its protein translation is MPIRVLIADDHALLREGLRQVLHLEPDIEVVGEARTGAEAVRQAARLRPDIVVMDINLPDMSGIEATREIRSASASTQVLVLTIHDQEEYLLEAIAAGASGFVLKDVEPRTLVEAVRLCCRGEGYVHPTLSARVLNLGTRRRERWTPLGGGIPEPLTRREFEVLQLVAEGVSNREIGQRLFISEKTVKNHITSIFRKLGVADRTQAVIHAIREGWVKV
- a CDS encoding sensor histidine kinase, which encodes MEAAEASIPGPLDPVTLDRVLRETLAAVERGREQVFFIAEQAREEYREAARELDEVRAQVQALIQQVDDLARRQQGARLRLVEISRHFHRYGEEAYREAYEEAMRLHEQWVRAQEREAQLRQRRDELERRLRRLGATVQRAEELAGNIRLALELLSGKLGQLLGQAADLQRRLQVGLMLLKAQEEERRRLARDIHDGPAQMLANVVLRVEVCQRLLDEDVARAREELERLKALTRESLQDVRKIIFDLRPMALDDLGLLPALRQYVAGFIEKTGLPVELVSRGSARRLDPAVEITVYRVLQEALNNVWKHAGASRVVLRVEFAAQRLWAEVADDGCGFDPAAPRGTDRFGLANMQERVAMVGGRLEIRSRPGHGTRVRLEIPLGREEAGHADPGPDR
- a CDS encoding YqeG family HAD IIIA-type phosphatase; this translates as MQRLWRLLTPRFVVPSIYAIRWDDLRDLGVRGLVLDLDNTLARRDQPLPDETLRRWLDEARQQGFSACILSNNLEHRVQLFAQACGVPAVHAATKPRRRAFLRALQTIGVEPAQAAVIGDQIFTDVLGGNRLGMVTVLVTPLPGKEFVGTRLVRLVERWVLRHLARRGALRS
- a CDS encoding Flp family type IVb pilin, with translation MLRLMAWWEGVKFRLRDEAGQGMVEYGLIIALIAVVLIGALVALSGGLGSIFSRVTQQLNNTQ
- a CDS encoding TadE family protein produces the protein MAATKPGGRDDLRPAPGRLRGRHPGRVRGQRGQALVEMAVLLPVLLLILMGVLDFGRYFYTGLTVRHAAREGARYGAVHASDDAAIRARVEQAATGLDTSQLTVTVSPAPAQRRVGEALVVQVAYPFRFVTPLAGLVGEEHQLTAVVVTRIE